A region from the Panicum hallii strain FIL2 chromosome 1, PHallii_v3.1, whole genome shotgun sequence genome encodes:
- the LOC112886017 gene encoding FGGY carbohydrate kinase domain-containing protein isoform X4: MFRGSSASVFLGVDVGIGSARAGIFDQKGKLLGSASSPMQIWKEKDCIEQSSTDIWHAVCAAVKSACSLANVAPEDVAGLGFTATCSLVAVDADGSPVSVSWSGDTRRNIIVWMDHRAVNQAERINASNSPVLQYCGGGVSPEMQAPKLLWVKENLQESWSMVCRWMDLSDWLAYRATGDDTRSLCTTVCKWTYLGHAHMEQWKESDSRDMEACGWDNVFWEEIGLGDIVEGNCAKIGRSVAFPGHPLGSGLTATAAKELGLLPGTPVGTPLIDAHAGGVGVMESIPDGEFKADLPDEEAICHRMVLVCGTSTCHMAVSKNKLFVPGVWGSFWSAMVPEFWLTEGGQSATGALLDYITENHVAAPLLSKRASSQSISIYELLNKMLLSMSHEKNSPFLSALTQDIHVLPDFHGNRSPMADPKSKGVIYGLTLDTREKHLALLYLATIQGIAYGTRHIVEHCNAHGHKIDTLLACGGLAKNSIYIQEHANIVGCPIILPRENEPVLLGAAVLGSVAGKKFPGVRDAMKALNAAGKVVNPSSDPRVKKYHDAKYQIFRSLYEQQLSHRSTMAQALQ, from the exons ATGTTCCGCGGCAGCTCCGCCTCCGTATTCCTAGGCGTCGATGTCGGCATCGGTAGCGCTCGCGCAG GTATCTTTGATCAGAAGGGCAAGTTGCTGGGGTCAGCGAGCAGTCCTATGCAGATATGGAAAGAGAAAGATTGTATTGAG CAATCGTCGACGGATATCTGGCATGCAGTCTGTGCCGCTGTGAAATCTGCTTGCTCGCTGGCAAATGTTGCTCCTGAGGATGTAGCCGGCCTTGGTTTCACCGCTACTTGCTCCCTTG TCGCTGTTGATGCTGATGGTTCCCCTGTGTCGGTTTCTTGGAGTGGTGATACAAGGAGGAATATCATTGTGTGGATGGACCATAGAGCGGTGAACCAGGCAGAGCGAATCAATGCTAGCAATTCACCAGTATTGCAATACTGCGGTGGTGGTGTTTCCCCAGAAATGCAGGCTCCAAAG CTCTTATGGGTGAAGGAAAATCTGCAAGAGTCTTGGTCCATGGTTTGTAGGTGGATGGACCTCAGTGACTGGTTAGCATATAG AGCAACAGGTGATGACACCCGCAGCTTATGCACAACTGTCTGCAAATGGACATATCTTGGACATGCACACATGGAACAGTGGAAAGAATCTGATTCACGTGATATGGAGGCATGTGGATGGGACAATGTTTTTTGGGAAGAAATAGGGTTGGGAGACATTGTCGAAGGAAATTGTGCAAAAATAG GACGCAGTGTTGCTTTTCCTGGCCACCCTCTTGGTTCTGGTTTGACAGCTACTGCTGCAAAG GAATTAGGCTTGCTTCCTGGTACGCCTGTTGGAACTCCACTTATTGATGCTCATGCTGGTGGAGTTGGAGTCATGGAAAGCATACCAGATGGAGAATTTAAAGCTGACT TGCCTGATGAAGAAGCAATATGCCATCGGATGGTATTGGTCTGTGGGACATCTACATGCCACATGGCTGTCTCAAAGAACAAATTGTTTGTTCCTGGTGTCTGGGGATCATTTTGGTCTG CAATGGTACCTGAGTTCTGGCTCACAGAAGGTGGCCAAAGTGCAACCGGTGCTTTACTTGATTACATTACTGAAAACCATGTTGCTGCTCCTCTTCTTTCTAAGCGTGCTTCTTCTCAAA GTATATCCATATATGAACTACTGAACAAGATGTTGCTTTCCATGTCGCATGAGAAAAATAGTCCTTTTCTTTCAGCATTGACTCAAGACATCCATGTCCTTCCAGATTTTCATGGAAATCG GTCTCCCATGGCTGATCCAAAATCCAAAGGGGTGATTTATGGCTTGACACTCGATACAAGGGAGAAGCATTTGGCTCTTCTGTACCTAGCAACCATTCAGGGCATTGCTTATGGTACTCGTCATATCGTGGAGCACTGTAATGCTCATGGACACAAG ATCGACACTCTTCTTGCCTGTGGCGGACTTGCAAAGAACTCTATTTATATCCAAGAACATGCAAATATTGTCG GATGCCCTATAATACTTCCTAGAGAGAACGAGCCTGTGCTTTTGGGCGCTGCTGTTTTGGGTTCTGTTGCTGGCAAGAAGTTTCCTGGTGTTCGCGATGCAATGAAAGCGCTTAACGCAGCAGGGAAG GTTGTAAATCCGTCGTCAGATCCTAGAGTGAAGAAATACCATGATGCGAAATATCAGATATTCAGGTCCCTGTATGAGCAACAACTCTCTCATCGATCAACCATGGCGCAGGCATTGCAGTAG